A region from the Aliarcobacter thereius LMG 24486 genome encodes:
- a CDS encoding S4 domain-containing protein has protein sequence MRIDKFLNSVNITKRRAIAEDMLEHKVVFLNNIAVKKAKEVKVGDIIEIKYLENSEKFKILQIPTTKSTPKSKIDEYVQRIN, from the coding sequence ATGAGAATAGATAAATTTTTAAATAGTGTAAATATCACAAAAAGAAGAGCAATAGCTGAAGATATGTTGGAGCATAAAGTTGTTTTTTTAAATAATATTGCAGTTAAAAAAGCTAAAGAGGTAAAAGTTGGAGATATTATAGAGATAAAATATCTTGAAAATAGTGAAAAATTCAAGATTTTACAAATCCCAACAACAAAATCAACACCAAAATCAAAAATAGATGAATATGTACAAAGGATAAATTAG
- the trpD gene encoding anthranilate phosphoribosyltransferase, producing MFLETKAKFDEIFQNKLQSEDIREYFLELYNRGETASEFAGAASSMRDYLIPLPIDEELRKKSIDIVGTGGDKSYSFNISTTVSILLASAGCYVAKHGNRSVTSKSGSADMLEALGINLNISLENSAKMLKDTGFAFMFAANHHPAMKYITPVRKTIDHRTIMNIIGPLCSPAGVEKIVLGVYSKEFINKIASALDMLDCKRAMVVASKDGMDEISISDITYASTLNNGKLNEFEINPENYGLKLASKDDIVGEGPKENALITKNILEGKEFGAKLDIVLLNAAAALFVDEKARDIKEGIEIARDAISSGKSKKKLEEIISFSKRLNS from the coding sequence ATGTTTTTAGAAACAAAAGCAAAATTTGATGAGATTTTCCAAAATAAATTACAATCTGAAGATATAAGAGAGTATTTTTTAGAGTTATACAATAGAGGAGAAACTGCTTCTGAATTTGCAGGAGCTGCAAGTTCTATGAGAGATTATCTAATTCCACTTCCAATAGATGAAGAGTTAAGAAAAAAATCTATTGATATTGTTGGAACTGGTGGAGATAAAAGTTATAGTTTTAATATATCAACAACAGTTTCAATTCTTTTAGCTTCAGCTGGGTGCTATGTAGCAAAACATGGAAATAGAAGTGTTACAAGTAAAAGTGGAAGTGCTGATATGCTAGAAGCTTTGGGTATAAATTTAAATATTAGTTTAGAAAATAGTGCAAAAATGTTAAAAGATACTGGTTTTGCTTTTATGTTTGCAGCTAATCATCATCCAGCTATGAAATATATAACTCCTGTTAGAAAAACTATTGATCATAGAACAATTATGAATATAATTGGTCCACTTTGTAGTCCAGCTGGAGTTGAAAAGATAGTTTTAGGTGTATATAGTAAAGAGTTTATCAATAAAATAGCAAGTGCTCTTGATATGCTTGATTGCAAAAGAGCTATGGTTGTAGCTTCAAAAGATGGTATGGATGAGATTTCAATATCTGATATTACATATGCAAGTACTTTAAATAATGGTAAGCTAAATGAATTTGAGATAAACCCTGAAAACTATGGTTTAAAATTAGCTTCAAAAGATGATATTGTAGGAGAAGGTCCAAAAGAGAATGCTCTAATTACAAAAAATATTTTAGAAGGAAAAGAATTTGGGGCTAAACTTGATATTGTTTTACTAAATGCTGCTGCTGCTCTTTTTGTTGATGAAAAAGCAAGAGATATAAAAGAAGGTATAGAAATAGCAAGAGATGCAATTTCTAGTGGAAAATCAAAGAAAAAACTAGAAGAGATAATATCA